The Pygocentrus nattereri isolate fPygNat1 chromosome 1, fPygNat1.pri, whole genome shotgun sequence genome window below encodes:
- the tmcc3 gene encoding transmembrane and coiled-coil domain protein 3 yields the protein MPCATAPDKTFPEVARNSCGETATDGSSLAVPGTMQRGGSETCLELDGEGSVRDAGRGRLGLEGLQQKILKVTEQLRIEQALRDENVAEYLKLINSADKQQSGRIKQVFEKKNQKSAQTITQLQRKLEQYHRKIKECDVTSSSNGTKHTHTHSKDAKESSKDSLKECKEAAVRGSGRHPQLDKVKTIGPGVSLSPPFFFNKSRGFANLIRNKFGSADNIAHLKSTMETGGGLQAEGAGRVLSGSATLTSKPKYPSDDECSTGTSVSVESNGHNSALGATHIEAVPGESSSRLAEALEEVREVREAQTHLAEDIENLRSQIKRNYGFISQMLQEERYRCERLEDQLNDLTELHQNETANLKQELASIEEKVAYQAYERARDIQEALEVCQTRITKLELQQQQQQLVQLESADAKVLLGKCINIMLAIATVILVCVSTAAKFTAPLLRSRLHVLGTFVCVCVLALGWSHWEHVQCAAERMFLPS from the exons gcaACTGACGGGAGCAGTCTGGCTGTCCCCGGCACCATGCAGCGGGGCGGCTCAGAGACGTGTCTGGAGCTGGATGGGGAGGGGTCCGTACGAGACGCGGGTCGCGGGCGCCTGGGACTGGAAGGGCTGCAGCAGAAGATACTGAAGGTGACAGAGCAGCTGCGGATTGAGCAGGCCCTGCGAGACGAGAACGTGGCCGAGTACCTGAAGCTGATCAACAGCGCCGACAAGCAGCAGAGTGGGCGCATCAAACAGGTGTTTGAGAAGAAGAACCAGAAATCAGCTCAAACCATCACTCAGCTGCAGCGCAAACTCGAGCAGTACCACCGCAAGATCAAAGAGTGTGATGTCACTTCCTCCTCAAATGggaccaaacacacacatacacatagcaAAGATGCAAAGGAGTCGTCCAAGGACAGCTTGAAAGAGTGCAAGGAAGCAGCGGTCAGGGGCAGTGGACGTCACCCACAGCTAGACAAG GTGAAGACCATCGGCCCGGGGGTTTCTCTCTCACCgcctttttttttcaacaagtCCCGTGGCTTCGCCAACCTCATCCGCAACAAGTTTGGCAGTGCTGACAACATTGCCCACCTGAAGAGCACCATGGAGACAGGGGGTGGGCTGCAGGCAGAGGGGGCAGGACGGGTGCTGAGTGGCAGTGCTACGCTGACCAGCAAACCCAAATACCCTAGCGATGACGAGTGCTCCACAGGCACGTCTGTGTCTGTGGAGAGCAATGGACACAACTCGGCTCTGGGTGCCACCCACATTGAGGCGGTGCCAGGGGAAAGCTCCAGCAGGCTGGCCGAGGCCCTGGAGGAGGTGCGTGAGGTGAGGGAGGCGCAGACTCACCTGGCAGAGGACATAGAGAACCTACGGAGCCAAATAAAGCGCAACTATGGCTTTATCTCACAGATGCTTCAGGAGGAGAGATACAg ATGCGAACGGCTGGAGGATCAGCTGAACGATTTGACCGAGCTGCATCAGAATGAGACGGCCAACCTGAAGCAGGAGCTGGCCAGCATTGAGGAGAAAGTAGCCTACCAGGCCTACGAACGAGCCCGCGACATACAg GAGGCGCTGGAGGTGTGTCAGACGCGGATCACTAAGCTGGAgttgcaacagcagcagcagcagttagTGCAGCTGGAGAGCGCCGATGCCAAAGTGCTGCTAGGAAAGTGCATCAACATCATGCTGGCCATTGCCACGGTAATCCTGGTGTGCGTCTCCACGGCAGCCAAGTTCACGGCACCATTGCTACGGAGCCGGCTGCATGTGCTCGggacctttgtgtgtgtgtgtgtgctcgcgCTGGGCTGGAGCCACTGGGAGCACGTACAGTGTGCAGCGGAGAGAATGTTCCTGCCCAGCTGA